The window AAAAAGCCTCAAAAGCGTCGATCAGTTTTTCTGAAGTACTTTCCCAAGCATGGTTGTGATAAAAATCCCGAAGCTGCTCAGTCGGTGTTTCAGAAAACCCGGTCATTGGCAAACACAATGCCATTAGGAAAAACATGTATTTCTGTCCAGTCATTTTTCATCCCTTGATCACGCGAGAATAACGGGCAACCGTTTTTCAAAAGGGTTATTTTGCTGCTTGTCCGGTTGGATTGCTTTTGCGCAAACCGGAAATTGAGGAACGCTGGATTTCTATTTTGACACCCTCGCCCATCTTCAGGTACACGGTGTTCTCCTTTTCATTAATCCCTGAAATGCTGCCGAACATGCCGCCCGAAGTCATAACCTCGTCGCCTTTTTTAAGGGTTTTCAATAAAGCATTATGCTGTTTTTGCTGTTTTCGCTGTGGAAGAATGAAAAGGACATAAAACAACACAAAAATAATGACAATCGGTAAAAAAGACATAAGGCCGGACATGGGATCTGCCGCCTTTCCTGCTCCACCTGTTGCCTGACTGGGTAATGCCGCCATCACTTGAAAAAAATCATTCATTTTTCCTCCTCCTTGGAATAAACCGTTAAAATTATTTTCAGTCTGGTTCTGCTGCCATGGTATATGTATCGGTCTTCGTAAACTGGGAAGATGTAATGATCATTCAGGGCTGTCGCCGGTGCGGTATTTTGCCATAAATGCCTGTCGCGCTTCCTGAAAACACCCCGATTTTATTGCATTTCTTATCAAACCGGTCAAATTTAGCATGAATGAGAGGTTGTGTAAAGTGGAAAGTCTCAATGCTGAAATTTCACGTGTATTGAATAAATGCCTCAAATAGGCCCGGCTGTGATTGGCACATAAGGGACAGTGACACGTTGGGTCAGGCGCTGAAAAATCTTTCGCATATTTGGCGTTTTTAACCACCAACCGTCCTTGCGACGTATACAAGGTTCCGTTTCTGGCAATACGTGTCGGCATGGCACAATCAAACATATCAACCCCCCGCTCAATCGCGTTCCACAAATCTTCGGGAGTGCCTACTCCCATTAAGTATCTTGGTTTTTCATAGGGTAAAACCGGATTTAGAACATCGAGTATCTCATTCATCAATTGCGGTCCTTCACCGACAGATAATCCACCAATGCCATAACCGGGAAAATCCATTTGCATAAGATCTTGGGCTGATTTTTTTCTGGCTTCCGCAAAAACACCTCCTTGAATAATCCCAAAAAGGTTTTGGTCTCCACCCAGTGACGCATGAATTTCTTGACAGTCTCTTGCCCACGCAGAGGTCAATGCCACAGACCGTTCAATCTCCTCACGCGATGATGGATACGCCACGCAAACATCCAGCGCCATCATGATATCTGCGCCTAATTGATGTTGCAGCCGCATATTCGATTCCGGCGTAAAAAAATGGCGGGAACCATCCAAATGTGAAGTGAATTCAACACCAGCAGCGCTGATTTTTCTCAAATCGGACAATGAAAAGACCTGAAAACCACCCGAATCCGTGATGATCCCGCCGGACCAATTCATAAAATCATGCAACCCGCCGGCCGACGCCACCAGCTCAGCACCCGGACGCAAGTAGAGATGATAGGCATTGGCCAAAATCATCTCCACCTGCAAATCCTTCAAATCCTGAGAGCTGAGTGCCTTAACCGTGGCCTGCGTTCCCACCGGCATAAAAACGGGTGTTTGAATCACCCGCCCATTTCTCAATTCCAGGATACCTGTCCGTGCATTCTTATCTGAATGGGTTATTGTATAAAAAAGACTCATCGTTCCTCACAAAATTAAAATTTCCGCCCTCTTTTTTAACATAACCAGTTTGACTTGTCACTTTATTGATTCAGCTCTTTGAAATCAAATTAAAACTAAATAGACTGCTATTTAAATATGATTCTAAACATATTGAATTGAATTTTTCATAGTAGGATGCTAATATTTTAGAACTTTATTTTGTTTGACCCATCTCAAGGAGGCCTTGTGGAAAATTCTCTTCAAACAACCCTTAAAATTTACTTTACAAAACGTTTTTTGACCTTTTTTTGGCTCCCTTTTGGGAGCCTGATTATTTATTTTGTCTTCGTCGGAAATTTCTTTCATGTCCCGCTTTTTTTTTCAGCAATCAGTCTGGTGATCATCGGTACTGTGCTTTTCTTGGTTTCCTGGCGATCACAGCACATTGTCAATACCGTTAATTTTCTAAGCAGTAACCTTATTGAAATTATGGATGGCTTCTCCACCGGCTCGGTTAATCTGACAAAAAAAATAGACTATTATGGTGACAACGAAAGCGGCAAACTGGCCAATGCTTTCAATCATTTTATGGATGCCATTTTAACCATCATTACACAGACCAAATCCCTGACAGAGACGCTACAGCGAATTTCAGAACATCTCTCTTCCCTGGCTGAAGAAATCAGTGCCGCCACACAAGAAGTCACCAGCAATGTTTCCTCCGTTGCTACCAACGCAGAACAGCAACGTGAACATACGGTCAACTCAGCACAAACCATCCAGGAACAATCCATTTCATTCAAAGATTTTCTTACCACACTGAATGAAGCCGGCGATGTTGCCCGCCTTACCCATGAAACCGCTTCCGGCAGCGGGCAGATTATTCAGTCCGCCATCGAAAAAATAAATCTGTTGCTTACTATTTTCGATCAAAACGCCAAACATGTTACAGAGCTAAGCGTGACAATCCAGGAAATCGACCAAGTCCTTGAGGTCATCACCTCAATTGCCGAACAAACCAATTTATTGGCACTCAACGCAGCCATTGAGGCTGCCCGCGCCGGGGATGCAGGCCGGGGATTTGCCGTCGTCGCAGACGAAATCAAAAAACTTGCTGAAGAATCAGCGGATGCCACCAAGCAAATCGCTTCATTGGTCCAGCGCATCCAATCCGAAAACAAAGCTGCGGTTGAATCCATGACCGGCGGTGCCAATCATGTTACCACCGGACGTGAATCCATGACAGAATCCGAAAAATCACTCACCATCATTGTTGATTCGGTCAGTAATCTGGAACAACGCGTTGCCGCCATGTCCTCAATTTCAAAATCACAATTAAAAAGAACTGATTCCGTCCAAATCAATATGAAGGAAGTAATT of the bacterium genome contains:
- a CDS encoding methyl-accepting chemotaxis protein, yielding MENSLQTTLKIYFTKRFLTFFWLPFGSLIIYFVFVGNFFHVPLFFSAISLVIIGTVLFLVSWRSQHIVNTVNFLSSNLIEIMDGFSTGSVNLTKKIDYYGDNESGKLANAFNHFMDAILTIITQTKSLTETLQRISEHLSSLAEEISAATQEVTSNVSSVATNAEQQREHTVNSAQTIQEQSISFKDFLTTLNEAGDVARLTHETASGSGQIIQSAIEKINLLLTIFDQNAKHVTELSVTIQEIDQVLEVITSIAEQTNLLALNAAIEAARAGDAGRGFAVVADEIKKLAEESADATKQIASLVQRIQSENKAAVESMTGGANHVTTGRESMTESEKSLTIIVDSVSNLEQRVAAMSSISKSQLKRTDSVQINMKEVISFAEDNASALEEIAASMEELNNSMTSVTSSIQEISAASFSLQETTKNMSTD
- the tgt gene encoding tRNA guanosine(34) transglycosylase Tgt, which translates into the protein MSLFYTITHSDKNARTGILELRNGRVIQTPVFMPVGTQATVKALSSQDLKDLQVEMILANAYHLYLRPGAELVASAGGLHDFMNWSGGIITDSGGFQVFSLSDLRKISAAGVEFTSHLDGSRHFFTPESNMRLQHQLGADIMMALDVCVAYPSSREEIERSVALTSAWARDCQEIHASLGGDQNLFGIIQGGVFAEARKKSAQDLMQMDFPGYGIGGLSVGEGPQLMNEILDVLNPVLPYEKPRYLMGVGTPEDLWNAIERGVDMFDCAMPTRIARNGTLYTSQGRLVVKNAKYAKDFSAPDPTCHCPLCANHSRAYLRHLFNTREISALRLSTLHNLSFMLNLTGLIRNAIKSGCFQEARQAFMAKYRTGDSPE
- the yajC gene encoding preprotein translocase subunit YajC, with translation MNDFFQVMAALPSQATGGAGKAADPMSGLMSFLPIVIIFVLFYVLFILPQRKQQKQHNALLKTLKKGDEVMTSGGMFGSISGINEKENTVYLKMGEGVKIEIQRSSISGLRKSNPTGQAAK